The genomic DNA TACTACATCCTGCTGAACATATCCTATATTTTCACGGAGTGAGTGCAGGTCAGCCTGTCTTATATCAGTGTCATCGATATAAACATTCCCGGATTCTATTTCATAAAAACGGGGAATTATCTGTGCAATTGTAGTTTTTCCCACACCGCTCGGACCTACAAGAGCCACCATTTTACCGGCGGGAATATTAAGATTAAAGTGTTTCAGTATAGTTTCCGTACCTGCTTCATATTTGAAAGTAACATTTTCAAAGTTTATATTACCTTTTATATTTTTTAGCATAACAGCATCAGGGGCATTTTTTATAGGCTCTGGTTCGTCTATAAGTTCCTGAAATCTGACAAAACTTACCCATCCTTCCTGAATTGTCTCAAATGATCTGATAATTAACTTCATCGGAGCCATAAGCAGGTTAAAGTAAACAATATATGCCAAAAGATCTCCGTAATTGATAACCCCTTTTATTACTGCGGTTCCTGAAATAGTAAGTATAACTATATTCAAAAGTAACGAGAAAAAGTTATTTACTGCAGAAAACATTGCAAGTGCAAAATTAGTTCTTTTAGCCATTTTTTCCTGCAGCTTTGCCCCGCTTCTAAAGTCCTCCAATTCACGGCCTTCATTGGCAAAAGCTCTTGTGAGACGGACTGCTGATATGCTGCTTTCCAGCTTTGCATAAACAGAGCTTGTTTTTTCCCTTGCTTTTCTGAAAATATTCTCCATATGCTTTCTTGCCATGGCAGTTGCAATCAGCTGAACTGCAACAAAAGCAAATATAAGAAGAGTAATAGGGATATTAATCTGCAATAAAAGTATAAAACCTACTATTGAAACAAGAAAAAATGTAAGAAAGTCTTCTAATCCGTGGTGAATCATCTCTGATATGGTAAAAAGATCATTAGTAACACGGGATAAAATAATTCCGACTTTGTTCTTGTCAAAATATTCAAATGGGAGAACCTGTAATTTTTTAAAGGCTCTTTCTCTCATATCCTGATGCAGTCTTAAGCCCCAGATATGACCAAAGTAAGCCTGTGAAAAATTAAGCCCGGTATAGATAATTACCAGTCCTGTGAATATCAGACCGCCTTTTATAATTGCTTCTGAATTATTTTCAGGTATATAAACATTTAAAATCTGCCTTGAAAAAAAGGGAAGTATAAGATCAATAGCTGTGATTCCCATAACTACC from Sebaldella termitidis ATCC 33386 includes the following:
- a CDS encoding ABC transporter ATP-binding protein produces the protein MFRKFLDYILKYRKNMSLVLLVVMGITAIDLILPFFSRQILNVYIPENNSEAIIKGGLIFTGLVIIYTGLNFSQAYFGHIWGLRLHQDMRERAFKKLQVLPFEYFDKNKVGIILSRVTNDLFTISEMIHHGLEDFLTFFLVSIVGFILLLQINIPITLLIFAFVAVQLIATAMARKHMENIFRKAREKTSSVYAKLESSISAVRLTRAFANEGRELEDFRSGAKLQEKMAKRTNFALAMFSAVNNFFSLLLNIVILTISGTAVIKGVINYGDLLAYIVYFNLLMAPMKLIIRSFETIQEGWVSFVRFQELIDEPEPIKNAPDAVMLKNIKGNINFENVTFKYEAGTETILKHFNLNIPAGKMVALVGPSGVGKTTIAQIIPRFYEIESGNVYIDDTDIRQADLHSLRENIGYVQQDVVIFWGTIRDNIEYGKLGASDIEVITAAKHAGIHEFIMSLPEGYDTFVGERGVKLSGGQKQRISLARIFLKNPRILILDEATSALDNITEAIIQENIEKLTKNRTVIVVAHRLSTIKQADQIIVLDKDGIVESGTHSELIRNENGHYFKLYNTQLNGFITG